A window of Sphingorhabdus lacus contains these coding sequences:
- a CDS encoding L-threonylcarbamoyladenylate synthase — translation MLGSNTLGNGWVVPADDAAITAAADLLRGGQIVAIPTETVYGLAADASNADAVAHIYAAKGRPDFNPLIVHVHDLAAAEELAEFGPLARQLAEAFWPGALTLVLPLREGAKVAAAVTAGLPTIALRCPAHPVMQAVLAKSGLNLAAPSANKSGAISPTRAEHVLASLGGAVPMILDAGPCKEGLESTIVAIRLENIEILRPGPVTTESLQTFSKRQPSQQTGQKIEAPGQLASHYAPTKTVRLNAQIAEDGEWLIGFGTVAGHDNLSPTADLAQAAAHLFDALHRADASPYRSIAVADIPDKGIGVAINDRLKRAATR, via the coding sequence ATGCTAGGCTCAAATACCTTGGGGAATGGCTGGGTTGTGCCCGCCGATGATGCTGCGATTACGGCGGCTGCCGACCTTTTGCGAGGTGGGCAGATCGTGGCGATTCCCACCGAGACGGTCTATGGCCTTGCCGCCGATGCCAGCAATGCGGACGCCGTGGCGCATATATATGCGGCGAAGGGGCGGCCGGACTTCAATCCGCTGATCGTCCATGTGCATGATCTGGCCGCTGCCGAGGAACTGGCGGAGTTTGGACCGCTGGCGCGGCAACTGGCGGAGGCGTTCTGGCCCGGGGCATTGACGCTTGTTCTGCCGTTGCGCGAAGGGGCGAAGGTTGCGGCGGCTGTGACCGCTGGCCTGCCGACGATCGCGCTGCGCTGCCCGGCGCATCCGGTGATGCAGGCGGTATTGGCAAAGAGCGGACTGAACCTTGCGGCGCCCTCGGCGAACAAAAGCGGAGCGATCAGTCCGACACGAGCCGAGCATGTTTTGGCGAGCCTTGGCGGTGCGGTTCCGATGATTTTGGACGCCGGACCCTGTAAAGAAGGTTTGGAGTCAACTATTGTCGCTATACGTCTGGAAAATATAGAAATATTACGTCCTGGACCGGTAACTACCGAATCCCTCCAAACCTTCTCGAAGCGTCAGCCAAGTCAACAAACCGGCCAAAAGATCGAAGCCCCCGGCCAACTCGCCAGCCACTATGCCCCCACCAAAACGGTCCGGCTAAATGCCCAAATAGCCGAGGACGGCGAATGGCTCATCGGTTTCGGAACGGTGGCAGGCCACGACAATCTATCCCCCACCGCTGACCTTGCCCAAGCGGCAGCCCATCTCTTCGACGCCTTGCACCGCGCCGACGCCAGCCCATATCGTTCGATAGCTGTGGCGGACATCCCGGACAAAGGCATAGGAGTGGCCATAAACGATCGTTTGAAAAGAGCTGCGACACGATGA
- a CDS encoding M48 family metalloprotease, with protein MKSIAFCAVLGLATIATAASNPSDVKAYQALVQQDIRIATIGYKLAAANAPFCKKLERNPGWVLQDERQYPDLETARTALAFRQPVAVAGVVAGGPADLAGIVAGDGLLDFNGTAWNWSTSTPKARSAQRIEHVQEQFRTALMSNDSVEVRLETAAGSRTFRLNPAPICASRFWIDTKSKLDAGADGYNVRITEALVNFAANDDELAAAVAHELSHNLLEHREKLRRMRKSAGNIRATEIEADRLSVWLMANAGYDPLAAVRFIERFGRATDPALISDGTHLRWRGRVDIMQSEISRINGSMKFNGLYPPPLLKEES; from the coding sequence ATGAAGTCGATCGCATTTTGCGCTGTCCTCGGACTCGCGACCATTGCAACTGCCGCTTCCAATCCTTCTGACGTAAAAGCCTATCAGGCCTTGGTGCAGCAGGATATCCGGATTGCGACTATCGGGTACAAGCTGGCCGCCGCCAACGCGCCTTTTTGCAAAAAGCTGGAGCGGAACCCCGGATGGGTGCTGCAAGACGAGCGGCAATATCCTGATCTCGAAACCGCCCGCACCGCCTTGGCGTTTCGCCAGCCCGTTGCTGTGGCCGGTGTTGTTGCTGGTGGACCCGCCGACTTAGCGGGGATTGTGGCTGGTGATGGATTGCTGGATTTTAATGGTACGGCATGGAATTGGTCGACCTCGACACCAAAGGCAAGGAGCGCTCAGCGTATCGAGCATGTTCAGGAGCAATTCCGGACGGCATTAATGTCCAACGACAGTGTCGAGGTTAGGTTGGAGACTGCGGCTGGTTCTAGGACCTTCAGATTGAACCCCGCACCCATCTGTGCCTCGCGCTTCTGGATCGACACCAAATCGAAGCTCGATGCCGGGGCGGATGGTTATAATGTCCGCATCACCGAGGCATTGGTAAACTTCGCCGCCAACGATGATGAACTAGCGGCAGCGGTGGCGCACGAATTGTCGCACAACTTGCTGGAACACCGTGAAAAGCTGAGAAGAATGAGGAAGAGCGCGGGCAATATAAGGGCAACCGAAATAGAAGCGGATCGCTTGTCGGTATGGTTGATGGCAAATGCCGGCTACGATCCTTTAGCCGCCGTGCGGTTTATTGAACGCTTCGGTCGGGCCACAGACCCCGCGCTTATTTCGGACGGAACGCATCTGCGCTGGCGTGGTCGTGTTGACATAATGCAATCCGAAATCAGCAGGATAAATGGCTCTATGAAGTTTAACGGACTGTACCCGCCACCACTGCTCAAAGAAGAAAGCTGA
- a CDS encoding efflux RND transporter periplasmic adaptor subunit yields MGALSLVAACSGEGSAPKAVVNDVHPVQVYTVQRESLQRTINAVGTVRFRRETPLGFTTAGKVATVRFEEGDTVKRGALLAALDTTNVGADVSVATAERDRAGSEFERVRSLYADGWITKARFEAAEAALKAADARVRQAGFASGTAQLYAPSNGVVLSRNVQSGQVIAAGTPALILGEGDSGFIFRVPIIDRDATKLRVGMAAEISIESLASGPIQATISEIDGRANEATGAFTVQFTLPSNSKLRSGQIGTANIKLPASEDGSLQIPASALFGVRTGEGLVYVVNSKNKVETRNVAIERLTDEFVIVSGGLQPGDKIVTSGLEKLRPGSKVRAIQAAR; encoded by the coding sequence ATGGGAGCCCTCAGCCTCGTTGCCGCCTGCAGTGGGGAGGGTAGCGCACCGAAGGCCGTCGTAAATGATGTGCATCCTGTCCAAGTTTATACTGTGCAACGCGAGAGCCTGCAGCGAACAATTAATGCTGTAGGAACCGTGCGTTTTCGTCGTGAGACACCTCTCGGCTTCACGACGGCCGGAAAAGTCGCCACTGTTCGGTTCGAAGAAGGTGATACTGTGAAACGCGGTGCGTTGCTGGCAGCTTTGGACACTACAAATGTCGGAGCAGATGTCAGTGTCGCCACGGCCGAACGCGACCGTGCCGGTTCGGAATTTGAAAGAGTTCGGTCACTCTATGCCGACGGATGGATTACAAAAGCGCGTTTTGAGGCTGCGGAAGCGGCTCTAAAAGCTGCTGATGCCCGTGTCCGGCAAGCTGGTTTTGCATCCGGAACCGCGCAACTTTATGCGCCGTCTAATGGCGTCGTTTTGTCTCGGAATGTGCAGTCAGGGCAGGTAATCGCCGCCGGTACACCGGCGCTGATATTGGGTGAAGGCGACTCCGGTTTCATTTTCAGGGTGCCCATCATTGATCGTGACGCCACGAAATTACGTGTCGGCATGGCGGCAGAAATCTCGATCGAGTCTCTTGCAAGCGGTCCAATCCAAGCAACTATTTCGGAAATTGACGGCCGTGCAAATGAAGCCACGGGCGCGTTCACAGTTCAGTTCACCTTGCCGAGCAACTCAAAGCTGCGTTCGGGTCAGATTGGTACCGCCAACATCAAATTACCCGCTTCCGAAGATGGCTCACTTCAAATCCCTGCTAGCGCGTTGTTCGGCGTGCGCACAGGGGAGGGCTTGGTTTATGTCGTGAACTCTAAAAACAAGGTCGAAACGCGCAACGTTGCCATTGAACGGTTAACTGACGAGTTTGTTATCGTTTCGGGAGGCCTCCAACCGGGAGATAAGATCGTGACGTCCGGGCTTGAAAAGTTGCGGCCAGGGTCAAAAGTTCGCGCCATTCAAGCGGCGCGTTGA